The Micromonospora sp. WMMD961 genome has a segment encoding these proteins:
- a CDS encoding GNAT family N-acetyltransferase: MSVVIERLGPEETTLVAGRIAEAFTVLEVTYWLVPDASKREAVLAGDFEILVGHAMRYGMVHATEDRASVAVWFPSVGEPAPPPVDYDTRLAAACGEWTDRFQHLDDLFAANHPHPDHHHLAFLATRPDRQGQGLGSALMRHHHAWLDANAMPAYLEASSPRSRDLYARHGYLAGEPFRVPDGTPFWPMWREPAGN, from the coding sequence ATGAGCGTGGTCATCGAGCGCCTCGGGCCGGAGGAGACCACCCTCGTGGCGGGTCGGATCGCCGAGGCGTTCACCGTGCTGGAGGTGACGTACTGGCTGGTGCCCGACGCGAGTAAGCGGGAGGCCGTGCTGGCCGGGGACTTCGAGATCCTGGTCGGCCATGCCATGCGGTACGGCATGGTGCACGCCACCGAGGACCGGGCGTCGGTCGCGGTCTGGTTCCCGTCGGTCGGCGAGCCCGCGCCGCCGCCGGTGGACTACGACACCCGACTGGCCGCCGCCTGCGGTGAGTGGACCGACCGGTTCCAGCACCTCGACGACCTGTTCGCGGCGAACCACCCGCACCCGGACCACCACCACCTGGCCTTCCTGGCGACCCGGCCGGACCGACAGGGGCAGGGTTTGGGCAGCGCGTTGATGCGGCACCACCACGCCTGGCTGGACGCCAACGCGATGCCCGCGTACCTGGAGGCGAGCAGCCCGCGCAGCCGAGATCTATACGCCAGGCACGGTTACCTGGCGGGCGAGCCGTTCCGGGTGCCCGACGGCACGCCGTTCTGGCCGATGTGGCGGGAGCCGGCGGGAAACTGA
- a CDS encoding GPP34 family phosphoprotein — protein MLIADEFFLIAHNDSRGKAKLHPAATGLGLAAGLLGELILYGHITVSAGQVTVIDRRPPADALAHTVLDQLIGESQHQALRTWLSFLAQSATTSVGERLARAGVLRRQESRRLLRTSVSYLPIDLNAVAWPATRLRALLDRPDPPNVPDALLLGLVVAAGLTREVLWSAGPRAHHRLNVLIPALPAPLKELVGHTEAAVGAAVLRGIP, from the coding sequence TTGCTCATCGCCGACGAGTTCTTCCTGATCGCACACAACGACAGTCGCGGCAAGGCCAAGCTGCACCCGGCGGCGACCGGGCTCGGGCTGGCGGCGGGGCTGCTCGGCGAGCTGATCCTCTATGGACACATCACCGTGTCGGCCGGGCAGGTCACCGTCATCGACCGTCGCCCGCCAGCGGACGCGCTGGCGCACACCGTGCTCGACCAGTTGATCGGCGAGTCCCAGCACCAGGCGCTGCGGACCTGGCTCAGCTTCCTGGCGCAGAGCGCGACGACCTCGGTGGGGGAGCGGCTGGCCCGCGCCGGCGTGCTGCGTCGGCAGGAGAGTCGCCGGCTGCTGCGCACCTCAGTCAGCTACCTGCCGATCGATCTCAACGCGGTGGCCTGGCCGGCAACCCGGCTACGGGCACTGCTGGACCGGCCCGACCCGCCGAACGTGCCGGACGCGCTGCTGCTCGGCCTCGTCGTGGCCGCGGGACTGACCCGCGAGGTGCTGTGGAGCGCCGGCCCGCGCGCCCACCACCGACTGAACGTCCTCATCCCCGCACTGCCGGCACCGCTGAAGGAACTGGTCGGGCACACCGAGGCAGCCGTCGGCGCCGCCGTGCTGCGCGGCATTCCCTGA
- a CDS encoding WHG domain-containing protein: protein MTVERLTLAAAELADEVGVENVTVAALARQFGVKDASLYFHLKNARDLRVRIALLALAELADRVAAALAGRAGKDALVAFANAYRDYARQHPGRYAAMQIDLDPETAAASAGPRHAEMTRAILRGYRLAEPDQTDAVRMMHSTFHGFVSLEKTGGFRHTPRTTDDSWARTLDALDAVLSNWPSR from the coding sequence GTGACTGTCGAGCGCCTGACGTTGGCCGCGGCCGAGCTGGCCGACGAGGTGGGCGTGGAGAACGTCACCGTCGCCGCGCTCGCCCGCCAGTTCGGGGTGAAGGACGCGAGTCTGTACTTCCACCTCAAGAACGCGCGGGACCTCCGGGTCCGGATCGCCCTGCTGGCGCTGGCGGAGCTGGCCGACCGGGTCGCCGCCGCGCTCGCCGGCCGGGCCGGCAAGGACGCGCTGGTGGCGTTCGCCAACGCGTACCGCGACTACGCGAGGCAGCACCCCGGCCGGTACGCCGCGATGCAGATCGACCTCGACCCGGAGACCGCCGCCGCGAGCGCCGGCCCCCGGCACGCCGAGATGACCCGGGCGATCCTGCGCGGCTACCGGCTCGCCGAGCCCGACCAGACCGACGCGGTGCGGATGATGCACAGCACGTTCCACGGGTTCGTGAGCCTGGAGAAGACCGGCGGATTCCGGCACACCCCGCGTACGACGGACGACTCGTGGGCCCGAACCTTGGACGCCCTCGACGCCGTCCTGAGCAACTGGCCGTCGCGCTGA
- a CDS encoding SigB/SigF/SigG family RNA polymerase sigma factor, which yields MTAPTITEQPSTAVKATTKLDPRALTDSAADLLNAMAALPVNHPSRAALRDRAIEAWLPLANHLAHRYSGRGEPTDDLAQTAAVGLIKAIDKFDPSRGVDFAGYAIPTIIGELKRHFRDRTWDIRVPRRLQELRLAISDANSSLLQTLGRSPTVADIAAHLKLTEEEVLEGLEGARAYNAVSLSTPTGDGERATELGDMLGGEDNEFELAELRVALGPALATLDEREQKILTLRFYGNLTQSQIADQIGVSQMHVSRLLTRALTKLRGQLDGTY from the coding sequence ATGACCGCGCCAACGATCACCGAGCAGCCGAGCACCGCCGTGAAGGCAACCACCAAGCTCGACCCGCGCGCTCTCACCGACAGCGCCGCCGACCTGCTCAACGCCATGGCCGCACTGCCCGTCAACCACCCGTCGCGCGCCGCCCTCCGGGACCGCGCGATCGAGGCCTGGCTGCCGCTGGCCAACCACCTGGCCCACCGCTACAGCGGGCGCGGCGAGCCGACCGACGACCTGGCCCAGACCGCCGCAGTCGGCCTGATCAAGGCGATCGACAAGTTCGACCCCTCCCGCGGTGTCGACTTCGCCGGCTACGCGATCCCCACCATCATCGGCGAGCTCAAGCGGCACTTCCGGGACCGCACCTGGGACATCCGCGTCCCCCGCCGGCTTCAGGAGCTGCGGCTGGCCATCTCCGACGCCAACAGCTCGCTCCTGCAGACCCTCGGCCGCTCGCCCACGGTCGCCGACATCGCCGCGCACCTCAAGCTCACCGAGGAAGAGGTCCTGGAGGGCCTGGAGGGCGCCCGCGCGTACAACGCGGTGTCACTGTCCACCCCGACCGGCGACGGCGAGCGGGCCACCGAGCTGGGCGACATGCTCGGCGGCGAGGACAACGAGTTCGAGCTGGCCGAGCTGCGGGTCGCCCTCGGCCCGGCGCTGGCCACCCTCGACGAGCGCGAGCAGAAGATCCTCACGCTGCGCTTCTACGGCAACCTGACCCAGTCGCAGATCGCCGACCAGATCGGCGTCTCGCAGATGCACGTCTCCCGGCTGTTGACCCGGGCGCTGACCAAGCTGCGTGGGCAGCTGGACGGCACGTACTGA
- a CDS encoding DUF397 domain-containing protein, which produces MTAHDLTRAAWRTSMRSSGNGNCVEVATADGQIAVRDSKDRSGPVLAFGPTAWRAFVSGVGEVRRD; this is translated from the coding sequence ATGACGGCGCACGACCTGACCCGAGCGGCTTGGCGCACCAGCATGCGCAGCAGTGGCAACGGCAACTGCGTGGAGGTCGCGACAGCCGACGGTCAGATCGCCGTACGCGACAGCAAGGACCGGTCCGGCCCGGTGCTCGCCTTCGGCCCGACCGCCTGGCGGGCCTTCGTGTCCGGCGTGGGCGAGGTGCGTCGCGACTGA
- a CDS encoding pirin family protein codes for MPAITVDNVLVLPRLPRLEESTTFRPVRTVTTAPTGFEGEGFPVRRAFAGVSTTDLDPFIHLDQMGEVDYAPGEPKGTPWHPHRGFETVTYIIDGVFDHQDSHGGGGTITDGDTQWMTAGSGLLHIEAPPEHLVMSGGLFHGTQLWVNLPRSAKMNPPRYQDIRGGESALLTTPDGGALIRVIAGEIAGHRGPGSTFTPITITHVTVQPGAQVDLPWQPEFNALVYVLGGRGTVGTDRRPVRTGQLAVHGPGDALRFGADTAQDSNAPALDLYIMGGQPIREPVAQYGPFVMNTRDELIQAFEDFQAGRLGVIPTERLPHTGDQGTRP; via the coding sequence ATGCCCGCGATCACCGTCGACAACGTTCTCGTCCTCCCCCGTCTGCCCCGGCTGGAGGAGTCCACCACCTTCCGTCCGGTCCGCACGGTGACCACCGCTCCCACCGGCTTCGAGGGCGAGGGCTTCCCGGTCCGTCGCGCCTTCGCCGGAGTGTCGACCACCGACCTGGACCCGTTCATCCACCTCGACCAGATGGGCGAGGTCGACTACGCGCCGGGCGAGCCTAAGGGCACGCCGTGGCACCCGCACCGCGGCTTCGAAACCGTCACCTACATCATCGACGGTGTCTTCGACCATCAGGACTCGCACGGCGGTGGCGGCACCATCACCGACGGCGACACGCAGTGGATGACGGCGGGTAGCGGCCTGCTGCACATCGAGGCGCCGCCGGAGCACCTGGTGATGAGCGGCGGGCTCTTCCACGGCACCCAACTCTGGGTCAACCTGCCCCGGTCGGCCAAGATGAACCCGCCCCGCTACCAGGACATCCGAGGCGGGGAGTCGGCACTGCTCACCACGCCCGACGGCGGCGCGCTGATCCGGGTCATCGCCGGTGAGATCGCCGGGCACCGCGGCCCCGGTTCGACCTTCACCCCGATCACCATCACGCACGTCACCGTGCAGCCGGGGGCGCAGGTCGACCTGCCCTGGCAGCCCGAGTTCAACGCCCTGGTGTACGTCCTCGGCGGGCGCGGCACGGTCGGCACCGACCGGCGGCCGGTACGCACCGGTCAGCTCGCGGTGCACGGTCCGGGCGACGCGCTGCGGTTCGGCGCCGACACCGCGCAGGACAGCAACGCCCCGGCGCTGGACCTCTACATCATGGGTGGCCAGCCGATCCGGGAGCCGGTGGCGCAGTACGGCCCGTTCGTGATGAACACCCGGGACGAGCTGATCCAGGCGTTCGAGGACTTCCAGGCCGGAAGGCTCGGCGTGATCCCCACCGAGCGTCTGCCGCACACCGGCGACCAGGGCACCCGCCCCTGA
- a CDS encoding phospholipase D-like domain-containing protein, which produces MPLQDWFLTAEERANPVSGLPTWTTGNLAEPLIHGAAYFDRLVDEVQALGPGDHLFFTDWRGDPDQRLRPDGPTVAQLFAQAAQRGVVVKGLIWRSHLDVLAYSEAENRDLSEAISAAGGEVLLDQRVRRGGSHHQKLVVLRHLGAPDRDIAFAGGIDLCHSRRDDADHHGDPQPVQMSPRYGSNPPWHDVQLAVRGPVVGALDTLFRERWTDPMPLDSENPVAYLRDRLRGADLRPDPLPEQPADPPPCGPHQIQVLRTYPAVRPRYSFAPDGERTVARGYTKAVRRARRLIYLEDQYLWSTEVADLFAHALRDNPELHLVAVVPRHPDVDGRLALPPNMVGREQALSLCERAAPDRVHVFDVENHSGDPVYVHAKVCVVDDVWASVGSDNFNRRSWTHDSELSCAVLDDTRDQREPTDPAGQGDGARVFARDMRLRLWREHLDRDPDGADDADLIDPADAVAAVTAAADALQRWYDGGQVGERPPGRLRPHRPERLPWFTRAWAVPVYRLVYDPDGRPLRARLAGTW; this is translated from the coding sequence GTGCCGTTGCAGGACTGGTTTCTCACCGCGGAGGAACGCGCCAACCCGGTGTCTGGGTTACCCACCTGGACCACGGGAAACCTCGCCGAGCCGTTGATTCACGGTGCCGCCTACTTCGACCGGCTGGTCGACGAGGTGCAGGCGCTCGGTCCCGGTGACCACCTGTTCTTCACCGACTGGCGGGGTGACCCGGACCAGCGGCTGCGCCCGGACGGCCCGACCGTGGCCCAGCTCTTCGCCCAGGCCGCCCAGCGGGGCGTGGTGGTCAAGGGGCTGATCTGGCGCTCGCACCTCGACGTGCTGGCCTACAGCGAGGCGGAGAACCGCGACCTCAGCGAGGCGATCTCGGCTGCCGGTGGCGAGGTGCTGCTCGACCAGCGGGTCCGGCGCGGCGGGTCGCACCACCAGAAACTCGTGGTGTTGCGGCACCTGGGCGCACCGGACCGGGACATCGCGTTCGCCGGCGGGATCGACCTGTGCCACAGCCGCCGCGACGACGCCGATCATCATGGTGACCCGCAACCGGTGCAGATGTCCCCCCGCTACGGGTCCAACCCGCCCTGGCACGACGTGCAGCTCGCGGTACGCGGCCCGGTGGTGGGCGCGTTGGACACCCTGTTCCGGGAACGCTGGACCGACCCGATGCCGCTGGACTCGGAGAACCCGGTCGCCTACCTGCGGGATCGGCTGCGCGGCGCGGACCTGCGCCCGGACCCACTGCCCGAGCAACCGGCCGATCCCCCACCCTGCGGTCCGCACCAGATCCAGGTGTTGCGCACCTACCCCGCCGTGCGGCCCCGCTACTCGTTCGCGCCCGACGGCGAGCGGACCGTGGCCCGGGGTTACACCAAGGCGGTACGCCGCGCCCGCCGACTCATCTACCTGGAGGACCAGTACCTCTGGTCCACCGAGGTCGCGGACCTGTTCGCACACGCGCTGCGGGACAACCCGGAGCTGCACCTGGTCGCCGTGGTGCCGCGGCACCCGGACGTGGACGGCAGGCTGGCGCTACCGCCGAACATGGTCGGGCGGGAACAGGCGCTGTCGCTGTGCGAGCGCGCCGCACCGGACCGGGTGCACGTGTTCGACGTCGAGAACCACTCCGGCGACCCGGTCTACGTGCACGCCAAGGTGTGCGTCGTCGACGACGTCTGGGCCAGCGTGGGCAGCGACAACTTCAACCGCCGGTCCTGGACACACGACAGCGAGTTGTCCTGCGCGGTGCTCGACGACACCCGCGATCAGCGAGAGCCCACCGATCCCGCAGGTCAGGGAGACGGCGCTCGGGTCTTCGCCCGGGACATGCGGCTACGGCTCTGGCGCGAACACCTGGACCGTGACCCGGACGGTGCGGACGACGCCGACCTGATCGACCCGGCGGACGCCGTAGCGGCTGTCACCGCCGCCGCCGACGCGCTCCAGCGGTGGTACGACGGCGGTCAGGTCGGCGAACGGCCGCCCGGACGGCTGCGCCCGCACCGCCCCGAGCGGCTGCCGTGGTTCACCCGGGCCTGGGCGGTGCCGGTGTACCGGCTGGTCTACGACCCGGACGGCCGGCCGCTGCGGGCGAGGCTGGCCGGCACCTGGTGA
- a CDS encoding MarR family transcriptional regulator — protein MTESLDSTREAAWRAYIEASQRLYTQLEEDLRGHSDLSFADYHVLVLLSEAPGQRLRMGELASRLIFSPSRLTYQISSMQRRGMVSKEPCPDDRRGSEAVLTAAGLLALRDAAPHHLASVRTHLMDDLDDAEVACLTRVFGRIGDRLRASRSGATTPATS, from the coding sequence ATGACCGAGAGCCTGGACAGCACCCGAGAGGCCGCCTGGCGCGCCTACATCGAGGCCAGCCAGCGTCTCTACACCCAGCTGGAAGAAGACCTGCGCGGCCACAGCGATCTCAGCTTCGCCGACTACCACGTGCTGGTCCTGCTCTCCGAGGCACCGGGGCAGCGACTGCGGATGGGCGAGCTGGCCAGCCGACTCATCTTCTCGCCGAGCCGACTGACGTACCAGATCTCCTCCATGCAGCGCCGCGGCATGGTCAGCAAGGAGCCCTGTCCGGACGACCGACGCGGCAGCGAGGCGGTCCTCACCGCCGCCGGGCTGCTCGCACTACGGGACGCCGCACCACACCACCTGGCGTCGGTGCGCACCCACCTGATGGACGACCTCGACGATGCCGAGGTCGCCTGCCTCACCCGGGTCTTCGGCCGGATCGGGGACCGCCTGCGGGCGTCCCGGTCCGGTGCGACAACCCCTGCCACGAGCTAG
- a CDS encoding VOC family protein, which produces MTARVSPYLTFAGNARQAMRFYQSAFGGDLDITTFGDLQGSTDTAQDELIAHATLRGTTGVVLMASDRTPGDEVAGGSTSITLGGDEAELATYWERLSESGSVTVPFARSPWGALYGRCTDKFGTDWLVNVTAPATP; this is translated from the coding sequence ATGACCGCCCGGGTCAGTCCCTATCTCACGTTCGCCGGCAACGCTCGACAGGCGATGCGGTTCTACCAGTCGGCCTTCGGGGGCGACCTGGACATCACCACGTTCGGCGATCTCCAGGGGTCGACGGACACGGCGCAGGACGAGCTGATCGCGCACGCCACGCTCCGAGGGACGACCGGGGTGGTGCTGATGGCCTCCGATCGAACGCCGGGCGACGAGGTGGCCGGGGGCAGCACGTCGATCACCCTCGGCGGCGACGAGGCAGAACTCGCCACGTACTGGGAGCGGCTGTCCGAGAGTGGGTCGGTCACCGTGCCGTTCGCCAGGTCGCCGTGGGGTGCGCTCTACGGCAGGTGCACCGACAAATTCGGAACCGACTGGCTGGTGAACGTCACGGCACCGGCGACGCCCTGA
- a CDS encoding helix-turn-helix transcriptional regulator, with protein sequence MTATPTNRPAASPTVRRRRIARELRQLRERAGMTLDVAARQLDMSKSNLSRIETAQIGIKPRDVRAALALYEVTGSDAEALIEIARGAQQRGWWQNYSDVLPEWFEFYVGLEAEAAALRTYEAESVPGLLQTEAYAREIFRRTAGEDGLERKVAARLRRQEVLRRENPVQLSVVLNEAVLLRPVGGTAVMAEQLVHMSRIAQLPNVIIQVLPFAAGGHPAMSTPYVILNFADAGDASVVYLDNLTMGLALEEADQVLGYSLLHEELCRMALDPTASLTRLEHASRNFA encoded by the coding sequence GTGACCGCCACCCCCACCAACCGACCCGCCGCCAGCCCGACCGTCCGCCGCAGACGCATCGCCCGGGAGCTTCGCCAGCTCCGGGAACGCGCGGGCATGACCCTCGACGTGGCCGCCCGCCAGCTCGACATGTCCAAGAGCAACCTCTCCCGGATCGAGACCGCGCAGATCGGCATCAAACCGCGCGACGTACGAGCCGCCCTCGCGCTGTACGAGGTCACCGGTTCGGACGCCGAGGCCCTGATCGAGATCGCCCGGGGGGCACAGCAACGCGGCTGGTGGCAGAACTACAGCGACGTGCTACCCGAGTGGTTCGAGTTCTACGTGGGGCTGGAGGCCGAGGCGGCGGCGTTGCGCACGTACGAGGCCGAGTCGGTTCCAGGGCTGCTGCAGACCGAGGCGTACGCCCGGGAGATCTTCCGGCGCACCGCCGGCGAGGACGGCCTGGAGCGCAAGGTCGCGGCCCGGCTGCGCCGGCAGGAGGTGCTGCGCCGCGAGAACCCGGTCCAACTCTCGGTGGTACTCAACGAGGCCGTGCTGCTGCGCCCGGTCGGCGGCACCGCGGTGATGGCCGAACAGTTGGTCCACATGAGCCGGATCGCACAGTTACCCAACGTAATAATTCAGGTACTTCCCTTCGCGGCCGGCGGCCACCCCGCGATGAGCACCCCGTACGTGATCCTCAACTTCGCCGATGCCGGCGACGCTTCCGTGGTTTACCTGGATAACCTCACGATGGGACTGGCTCTGGAGGAGGCCGACCAGGTGCTCGGGTATAGCCTTCTGCACGAGGAGCTGTGCCGGATGGCGCTCGATCCGACGGCGTCCTTGACCCGTCTTGAGCATGCTTCTCGTAACTTTGCGTGA
- a CDS encoding GNAT family protein → MEHVQLTAADLLLRPWRDEDAPAVRDALRDPAIAQWNPQSGGPVDDDVALQWVRRRADWSTGGHASMAVTSATDGDVLGSVSLHRIHDGDASIGYWTVPAARGRQVAGRAVVRLTAWAFADLGLHRVELCHAVANPASCRVAERAGYRAEGTLRESYRYGDGRRYDEHLHARLATDR, encoded by the coding sequence GTGGAACACGTGCAACTCACCGCCGCCGACCTGCTGCTGCGCCCCTGGCGGGACGAGGACGCCCCGGCGGTGCGCGACGCGCTGCGCGACCCGGCGATCGCCCAGTGGAACCCGCAGAGTGGCGGCCCGGTCGACGACGACGTCGCGCTGCAGTGGGTTCGTCGCCGGGCCGACTGGTCCACCGGCGGCCACGCCTCGATGGCGGTGACCTCGGCGACCGACGGTGACGTGCTCGGCTCGGTGTCGCTGCACCGCATCCACGACGGCGACGCGTCCATCGGCTACTGGACGGTGCCCGCCGCGCGCGGGCGTCAGGTGGCGGGGCGTGCCGTCGTCCGGCTCACCGCCTGGGCGTTCGCCGACCTCGGGCTGCACCGGGTGGAGTTGTGCCACGCGGTGGCCAACCCGGCCTCGTGTCGGGTGGCCGAGCGGGCCGGCTACCGGGCCGAGGGGACGCTGCGCGAGTCGTACCGGTACGGCGACGGCCGCCGCTACGACGAGCACCTGCACGCCCGCCTGGCCACCGACCGCTAG
- a CDS encoding FBP domain-containing protein — MLVLTESAIRTSFVNCSKGEAKRLAVPNDLEMRPWDDLDFFGWQDPSAPQRAYLVAETGGKLAGVVLRAATHQTGRVRHSMCSFCLTTHLGGGVSLMTAPKAGPSGRQGDSVGTYLCSDLACSLYVRGKKHAGPPAPEPLPLPERIDRVRSALATFLAKVTD; from the coding sequence ATGTTGGTCCTGACCGAATCCGCCATCCGCACATCCTTCGTCAACTGCAGCAAGGGCGAGGCGAAGCGGCTGGCCGTACCGAACGATCTTGAAATGCGACCCTGGGACGACCTCGACTTCTTCGGCTGGCAGGATCCGTCCGCGCCACAGCGGGCCTACCTGGTCGCCGAGACCGGCGGCAAGCTCGCCGGGGTGGTGCTGCGGGCCGCGACGCACCAGACCGGGCGCGTACGGCACAGCATGTGCTCGTTCTGCCTGACCACACACCTCGGCGGCGGCGTCTCGTTGATGACCGCCCCCAAGGCCGGCCCGAGCGGACGGCAGGGCGATTCCGTGGGCACGTACCTGTGCTCCGACCTGGCCTGCTCGCTGTATGTGCGGGGGAAGAAGCACGCCGGGCCCCCCGCGCCCGAACCGCTGCCCCTGCCGGAGCGGATCGACCGCGTGCGGAGCGCCCTCGCGACATTTCTCGCCAAGGTCACCGACTGA
- a CDS encoding APC family permease, translated as MPPTSTVDRPSNVSDALARGRLGVPSVIFFVLSAAAPLTVVAGVVTTGYGVIGVTGIPLAFLLVAAVLALFSVGYVAMSRRVENAGAFYAYISRGLGRPAGVGAAWVALIAYNALQVGLYGTIGAAAEPVLDRIFGGHPHWAVVALVAWALVGLLGLLRVDINGLVLAALLVAEIVVILVFDLGQLGNPAGDQVSFASFAPDNLFVPGVGAVLVLAILGFVGFESAVVFSEESKDPKRTVPLATYLSVAIIAGLYALSSWTMAVAVGPDQIVAEAGEQSVGLIFNLAAAQLGDTVVTIGQVLFLTSVLAAMISFHNTTARYTFALGRERVLPAVFGQTSARSGAPRAASVAQSVLGLAVILVYAVNGWDPVVQLFFWGGTTGGFGVLLLIAATSVAVIAYFARSGGGENVWRRVVAPGLATVALFVIIWLAVSNFANLLGVAPDSTLRWALPAVYPVAALLGIGWALVLRGNRPDTYARIGLGAASSAAVVNPAGQATAEATR; from the coding sequence ATGCCCCCGACATCGACAGTCGACCGACCCAGCAACGTCTCCGACGCCCTGGCCCGAGGCCGCCTCGGCGTCCCCTCGGTGATCTTCTTCGTGCTCTCCGCAGCCGCGCCGTTGACAGTGGTGGCCGGCGTCGTCACCACCGGCTACGGCGTCATCGGGGTGACCGGCATCCCGCTGGCCTTCCTGCTGGTCGCCGCCGTGCTCGCCCTGTTCTCGGTGGGCTACGTCGCGATGTCGCGCCGGGTGGAGAACGCCGGCGCCTTCTACGCCTACATCTCCCGTGGTCTCGGCCGGCCGGCGGGAGTGGGCGCCGCCTGGGTCGCGCTGATCGCGTACAACGCGCTACAGGTCGGGCTGTACGGCACCATCGGCGCGGCGGCCGAGCCGGTCCTCGACCGGATCTTCGGTGGGCACCCGCACTGGGCCGTCGTGGCACTGGTGGCGTGGGCGCTGGTCGGCCTGCTCGGCCTGCTCCGGGTGGACATCAACGGCCTGGTTCTGGCCGCGCTGCTGGTCGCCGAGATCGTGGTGATCCTCGTCTTCGACCTGGGGCAGCTCGGCAACCCGGCCGGTGACCAGGTCAGCTTCGCCAGTTTCGCGCCGGACAACCTCTTCGTGCCGGGGGTCGGCGCGGTGCTGGTGCTGGCCATCCTGGGCTTCGTCGGCTTCGAGTCCGCGGTGGTCTTCAGCGAGGAGAGCAAGGACCCCAAGCGGACGGTGCCGCTCGCGACGTACCTGTCGGTGGCGATCATCGCCGGGCTGTACGCGCTGTCGTCCTGGACCATGGCGGTCGCCGTGGGGCCGGACCAGATCGTCGCGGAGGCCGGCGAGCAGAGTGTCGGTCTGATCTTCAACCTGGCTGCCGCGCAGCTCGGCGACACCGTGGTCACCATCGGGCAGGTGCTCTTCCTGACCTCGGTGCTCGCCGCGATGATCTCGTTCCACAACACGACGGCCCGCTACACCTTCGCGCTCGGCCGGGAGCGGGTGCTGCCGGCGGTGTTCGGGCAGACCTCGGCCCGTTCCGGGGCTCCCCGGGCGGCCTCGGTGGCACAGAGCGTCCTCGGCCTGGCGGTCATCCTGGTGTACGCGGTCAACGGCTGGGACCCGGTGGTCCAACTGTTCTTCTGGGGCGGCACGACCGGTGGGTTCGGCGTGCTGCTGCTGATCGCCGCCACCTCGGTGGCCGTGATCGCCTACTTCGCCCGCTCCGGGGGCGGTGAGAACGTCTGGCGGCGGGTCGTCGCCCCTGGCCTGGCCACCGTCGCGCTCTTCGTGATCATCTGGTTGGCGGTGTCGAACTTCGCCAACCTGCTCGGCGTCGCGCCGGACTCCACCCTGCGCTGGGCGTTGCCCGCCGTGTACCCGGTGGCCGCGCTGCTGGGCATCGGCTGGGCGCTGGTGCTGCGCGGCAACCGTCCGGACACGTACGCCCGGATCGGCCTGGGCGCGGCGAGCAGCGCCGCCGTCGTCAATCCGGCGGGGCAGGCCACCGCGGAGGCGACCCGATGA